From Lolium perenne isolate Kyuss_39 chromosome 5, Kyuss_2.0, whole genome shotgun sequence, a single genomic window includes:
- the LOC127319617 gene encoding uncharacterized protein translates to MKSVAGVVAAPPDWSCLPDDMLLIVMQILDIRDLLSAGAVCSSWRPAYSAIRSIRLPITDASPCLLYSCESDDSSTATIYSPSSKVTFKVRLPDPPFRCRHVVGSGHGWIVTADEMSNLQALNPLTGAQVDLPPVTGLYHIKSFLNEQGRIMYNHHYDAPSYPDPLVYYPEELRLFLYHRVVMSCSPSAGRQCVVLLIHRPTGQLSFGRIGNELWTRIIGEGDVFDGLKYNETVGAVYNENDCLFYVVSPNGCIFTLDLNGPLPVARKILQEVAIDIDNCKKNIVLTPMGHIFQVWRFSECRLATNPGIYVPNIWDDEDYEYGGEEWITTRMELYKVDIDEQKLVKTTCLEGYALFMGFSSPILVSTQDFLAFSQDCAYFTDDRLESICLNIFGRRDIGMWNFKTATLGHVQPEHSWLNFPPPIWITPFLG, encoded by the coding sequence ATGAAATCTGTGGCCGGCGTCGTAGCTGCTCCTCCAGATTGGTCCTGCCTACCGGATGATATGCTGCTCATCGTGATGCAGATTCTGGACATTCGAGATCTCTTGAGCGCCGGGGCCGTATGCTCCTCATGGCGCCCCGCCTACTCAGCCATCCGCAGTATCCGGCTCCCAATCACCGATGCGTCACCTTGCCTGCTATACTCGTGCGAGTCCGACGATTCGAGCACCGCTACGATCTACAGCCCCTCAAGCAAGGTGACCTTCAAGGTCCGCCTGCCCGATCCCCCGTTCCGTTGCCGCCATGTGGTGGGCTCGGGGCACGGGTGGATTGTCACTGCTGATGAGATGTCCAACCTCCAGGCTCTCAACCCGCTGACCGGCGCGCAGGTAGATCTCCCGCCTGTTACGGGGCTCTACCACATTAAGAGCTTTCTCAACGAGCAAGGCCGCATCATGTACAATCACCACTACGACGCACCAAGTTATCCCGATCCTCTTGTATATTACCCTGAGGAACTACGCCTGTTTTTGTACCACCGGGTGGTCATGTCCTGCAGTCCTTCTGCCGGGAGACAGTGCGTGGTCCTCCTCATCCACAGGCCGACTGGGCAGCTCTCATTCGGTCGCATTGGCAACGAACTGTGGACGCGGATAATAGGTGAAGGCGATGTGTTTGATGGATTGAAATATAACGAGACTGTGGGTGCTGTCTACAACGAGAATGATTGCTTGTTTTATGTGGTTTCACCGAATGGCTGCATCTTCACATTGGATCTCAATGGTCCTCTCCCGGTGGCAAGGAAGATTCTGCAAGAAGTTGCAATAGATATCGATAACTGTAAAAAAAATATTGTTCTCACACCCATGGGCCATATCTTCCAGGTATGGAGATTTTCGGAATGCAGGCTTGCAACCAACCCTGGGATATATGTTCCCAATATTTGGGATGATGAGGATTATGAGTATGGGGGCGAAGAGTGGATCACTACTAGAATGGAGTTATACAAGGTTGATATTGACGAGCAAAAACTCGTGAAGACCACTTGCTTGGAAGGTTATGCTCTTTTCATGGGCTTCAGTTCACCTATACTTGTTTCGACACAAGATTTTCTTGCGTTTAGTCAAGATTGCGCTTATTTTACCGATGATAGGTTGGAGAGCATATGTCTTAATATATTTGGAAGGCGAGATATAGGTATGTGGAACTTCAAAACTGCTACTCTTGGCCATGTGCAGCCTGAGCATTCTTGGCTTAATTTTCCTCCTCCAATTTGGATAACACCATTCCTTGGTTAA